One Bacteroidales bacterium genomic window carries:
- a CDS encoding ATP-binding protein translates to MDKNKLFGILNDWNYWDKPVPEFFPREHYQETINTYLTTGEVIVLKGIRRAGKSTLMINHIRHLTGTGVDKKEILFVNFEDPRFDGELNSELLEQIFEVYKEFVNNQTKPHIFLDEVQHVAQWEKWVLTGYELNRAQFYVTGSSSKLLSREFGAALSGRFLAINVFPLCFGEYLLFKGQPAPDKISLITQKLVYKIAFNDYLKAGGFPKTCSLEEDLRRQEIIMYYDTIILKDIVARYNLKNYDSVKKVARYLLSNIGKPFNLNKVRLSLNLSYDLADKYFEYLKDTFLLFEVFQYDHSLNKQFTNLRKVYCIDNGILTNTSFRISEDYGRYLENLVFIELLRKGHEIYFHKGKKECDFVIKDAVNITQAIQVCRTMQDDETKKRELEGLIEAIDTYGLKEGTILTEDEEFEMDAEGRRIFVQPVWKWMLEHNQINSCINNR, encoded by the coding sequence ATGGATAAGAATAAATTATTCGGTATTCTTAACGACTGGAATTACTGGGATAAGCCGGTTCCGGAGTTTTTTCCGAGGGAACATTACCAGGAGACAATAAATACATACCTGACGACCGGGGAGGTAATCGTGCTGAAAGGGATACGCAGGGCGGGGAAATCAACATTGATGATCAATCATATCCGGCATCTTACAGGAACTGGAGTGGATAAAAAGGAGATACTCTTCGTTAATTTTGAAGATCCCCGTTTCGATGGCGAACTGAACAGCGAACTGCTGGAACAAATTTTTGAGGTTTACAAAGAGTTTGTCAACAACCAAACAAAACCCCATATTTTCCTGGATGAAGTGCAGCATGTTGCACAATGGGAAAAATGGGTACTTACAGGTTATGAACTTAACAGAGCGCAATTTTATGTAACCGGCTCATCTTCAAAACTCCTTAGCCGGGAGTTTGGCGCCGCGCTTAGTGGTCGGTTTCTTGCCATCAATGTTTTTCCGCTTTGTTTCGGCGAGTACCTCCTTTTTAAGGGTCAGCCAGCACCTGACAAGATTTCACTGATCACACAGAAACTGGTTTATAAAATAGCCTTCAACGATTACCTCAAAGCGGGAGGGTTCCCAAAGACGTGTTCACTTGAAGAGGATTTAAGGCGGCAGGAAATCATCATGTATTACGATACCATTATCCTTAAAGATATTGTAGCCCGCTACAACCTCAAAAACTACGACAGTGTTAAAAAAGTAGCCCGTTATTTATTATCCAACATCGGCAAACCATTTAACCTGAACAAGGTGAGGCTTTCGCTCAATCTTTCGTACGATCTGGCCGATAAGTATTTCGAATACCTGAAAGATACTTTTTTGTTGTTTGAGGTATTTCAATACGACCACTCATTAAACAAGCAATTTACCAATCTCCGCAAAGTGTATTGCATTGATAACGGAATACTTACCAATACTTCCTTCAGGATTTCGGAAGACTATGGCAGGTACCTGGAAAATCTTGTTTTTATTGAATTACTGCGAAAGGGGCATGAGATTTATTTCCACAAAGGCAAAAAGGAATGTGACTTCGTCATAAAAGATGCAGTAAACATCACCCAGGCCATACAGGTATGCCGCACCATGCAGGATGACGAGACCAAAAAGAGGGAATTGGAAGGATTGATTGAAGCCATTGACACTTATGGATTAAAAGAAGGAACAATACTTACAGAGGATGAAGAATTCGAAATGGATGCAGAAGGCCGCAGAATCTTCGTTCAGCCCGTTTGGAAATGGATGCTGGAACACAACCAAATCAATTCATGCATCAACAACAGATAG
- a CDS encoding MotA/TolQ/ExbB proton channel family protein translates to MLAGILLQINQAGQAMNVEAGEISMSLWELVAKGGWIMIILGIFSVIAIYIFIERFLIINQASKEDNNFMNHIRDFIHDGKIDAALALCRRTSNPISRMIEKGLLRIGKPLNDINAAIENVGKLEVSRLEKNIAGLATIAGAGPMLGFLGTVIGMIRAFYDMSMAGNNIDIALLSTGIYQAMITTVAGLVVGIIAFICYNILVARVEKLVFKLEARASEFMDVLHEPAE, encoded by the coding sequence ATGTTAGCAGGTATTTTATTGCAGATCAACCAGGCCGGACAAGCCATGAATGTGGAAGCCGGGGAAATTTCGATGTCATTGTGGGAACTTGTAGCCAAAGGCGGCTGGATCATGATCATCCTTGGTATTTTTTCAGTGATTGCCATCTACATTTTCATCGAACGGTTTTTGATCATCAACCAGGCTTCAAAAGAAGACAACAACTTCATGAACCACATCCGTGATTTTATCCACGACGGAAAGATTGACGCAGCATTGGCACTTTGCCGCCGAACATCAAACCCTATTTCCCGAATGATCGAAAAAGGATTGCTCAGGATCGGCAAGCCACTCAACGACATCAATGCTGCCATCGAGAATGTGGGCAAACTGGAGGTTTCGAGACTTGAAAAAAACATTGCCGGACTGGCCACTATCGCCGGCGCAGGCCCCATGCTGGGTTTCCTTGGCACCGTTATCGGAATGATCAGGGCATTTTATGACATGTCGATGGCCGGTAACAATATTGATATTGCACTTTTATCAACCGGGATTTACCAGGCCATGATTACTACGGTGGCAGGACTGGTGGTGGGTATCATTGCTTTCATCTGTTACAATATTCTTGTGGCCAGGGTCGAAAAACTCGTCTTTAAACTGGAAGCAAGGGCATCGGAATTTATGGATGTTTTACACGAGCCCGCAGAATAA
- a CDS encoding GIY-YIG nuclease family protein has protein sequence MSAFCIFTGMFYIYILYSRSADRYYVGHTDDYLRRLDEHSNSERNTYTSKHRPWELKAVFECGDDRGEAQKIELFIKKQKSRKLIEGIIHGQLLTGILAQLVRVPHVRH, from the coding sequence TTGTCGGCTTTTTGTATTTTTACGGGTATGTTTTACATCTACATACTTTACTCACGTTCCGCCGACAGATACTATGTCGGTCATACCGATGACTATCTTCGTCGTCTTGATGAGCACAGCAATTCTGAACGAAATACTTACACTTCAAAGCATCGTCCGTGGGAATTGAAAGCCGTTTTTGAATGTGGAGATGACCGGGGTGAAGCTCAAAAGATCGAACTCTTCATCAAGAAACAGAAAAGCCGGAAGTTGATAGAAGGAATAATTCATGGGCAACTATTAACAGGAATATTAGCTCAGTTGGTTCGAGTGCCGCACGTGCGGCATTAA
- the pyk gene encoding pyruvate kinase has protein sequence MKTKIVATIGPASSSRQTLEQLISAGVDVLRLNFSHGNYSEFERIITDIRELNRKMDTHVAILADLQGPKIRIGEIEGGGMIIRKGDQLILTTNRDHTGKNQIFINYGDFPKDVKPGEKILLDDGKFTLQIVETDGITEVKAEVVIGGKLMPRKGVNLPDTKISLPSLSEKDKMDIRFILEHDIEWVGLSFVRSAADIIELSSFISQLLPRHKPFIMAKIEKPEAVEAIDEILTVADGIMIARGDLGVEVPLQAVPLIQKQIVKKCMEYGKPVIIATQMMEGMITNSRPTRAEVNDVANSVMDGADALMLSGETSVGTFPVETVETMQKIISEVEDFEDIYHRQHQPVVDNNPRFISDSIIYSGVNMAHEAKARAIVSVASSGYSVIKISSHRPKADIFAFAPNDFLLRQLNLIWGVTPIFFDKILDTDQTISDMMTELKERGFAKQNDLVVHISNMPINQPGKSNMLKLSYME, from the coding sequence ATGAAAACCAAGATTGTAGCTACAATAGGACCTGCAAGTTCCTCCAGACAAACGCTTGAACAACTGATCAGTGCCGGTGTCGACGTTTTACGTCTCAACTTTTCACACGGCAACTATAGTGAATTTGAGCGGATCATAACTGACATCAGGGAGTTGAACCGTAAAATGGACACGCATGTTGCCATCCTGGCCGATTTACAGGGGCCAAAAATCCGGATTGGTGAGATCGAAGGTGGTGGAATGATAATCCGCAAAGGGGACCAACTGATCTTAACAACAAATCGGGATCATACTGGTAAAAATCAAATTTTCATCAACTATGGTGATTTCCCTAAAGATGTGAAGCCTGGAGAAAAAATCCTTCTGGATGATGGCAAATTTACCCTTCAGATCGTTGAAACGGATGGCATAACAGAAGTGAAGGCCGAAGTGGTGATCGGCGGAAAACTTATGCCCCGCAAGGGGGTGAATCTGCCCGACACTAAAATTTCGCTGCCATCGCTTTCGGAAAAAGACAAGATGGATATTCGCTTCATCCTGGAACATGACATTGAGTGGGTAGGACTTTCATTTGTACGGTCTGCTGCAGATATCATCGAACTCTCATCTTTTATTTCTCAGCTATTGCCCAGGCATAAACCCTTTATTATGGCCAAAATAGAGAAACCTGAGGCTGTGGAAGCCATTGACGAAATTCTGACTGTTGCCGATGGAATAATGATTGCCAGAGGCGATTTGGGTGTAGAAGTTCCACTTCAGGCGGTTCCGCTGATTCAGAAACAAATCGTGAAAAAATGCATGGAGTATGGGAAACCCGTGATCATTGCCACCCAAATGATGGAAGGGATGATCACCAATTCAAGACCAACCCGTGCCGAGGTGAACGACGTGGCCAACTCGGTGATGGACGGTGCTGATGCATTGATGCTTAGCGGGGAAACCTCTGTGGGGACTTTCCCGGTGGAAACTGTTGAAACCATGCAGAAGATCATCAGTGAAGTGGAGGATTTTGAAGATATTTATCACCGTCAACACCAACCTGTTGTGGACAATAACCCAAGGTTCATCTCTGATTCCATCATATACAGTGGCGTGAATATGGCGCACGAAGCCAAAGCCAGAGCAATCGTATCGGTGGCTTCAAGCGGGTATTCGGTGATCAAAATTTCGTCTCACCGCCCAAAGGCAGATATATTTGCCTTTGCACCAAATGACTTCCTGTTGAGACAATTAAACCTGATATGGGGAGTTACTCCGATTTTTTTTGACAAAATACTCGACACCGACCAAACCATTTCTGACATGATGACTGAACTTAAAGAGCGGGGTTTTGCAAAGCAAAACGACCTGGTTGTTCATATCTCCAACATGCCGATCAATCAGCCCGGGAAGTCGAATATGTTGAAATTGAGCTACATGGAATAG
- a CDS encoding biopolymer transporter ExbD has protein sequence MAIQTRNKRSAAFSMASMSDLVFLLLIFFMLTSTLVAPNAIKLLLPQSSSKTMAKQTVTVYINDRFEYFLNETEITLDQMEPMIGESLAGQVDGSVVLRADQSVPVQYVVNVIDAVNKVNDRYSTKHKVILATRPN, from the coding sequence ATGGCTATTCAAACAAGAAATAAGCGAAGTGCAGCTTTTAGCATGGCTTCCATGTCGGATCTGGTATTTCTGTTGCTGATCTTCTTCATGTTGACTTCAACGCTGGTTGCACCAAATGCGATCAAACTTTTACTGCCCCAAAGCAGTAGTAAAACCATGGCAAAGCAAACCGTAACCGTTTACATCAACGACCGGTTCGAGTATTTTTTAAACGAAACGGAAATCACCCTTGACCAAATGGAACCCATGATTGGAGAGAGCCTGGCCGGGCAGGTAGATGGCTCTGTAGTTTTGCGCGCCGATCAGTCGGTTCCGGTGCAATACGTTGTAAATGTGATTGATGCCGTGAATAAAGTAAACGATCGTTACAGTACAAAGCACAAGGTGATTTTAGCCACCAGGCCAAATTAA
- a CDS encoding adenosine kinase — MGKILGMGNALVDIMIRIEDEGIFNEFGLLKGGMKLVDAGFIERLLGRLKNLPMEKAPGGSAANTMNGLANLGIETGFIGKVAEDDLGRFMEEDMLRSGIKPLLYRGIAPTGIAVALVTPDSERTFAVNLGCAIELTPEDITETMFEGYDIFHIEGYLIQNTELLSKAILLAKNSGALVSLDLASFDVVLANLGFLTKIINDHVDIVFANEDEARAFTGLEPEQALHEISKITSCCVVKIGEKGSLIHSGEKTHQIGVIKANSIDTTGAGDLYAAGFLYGMANQLSLETCGRVGALLAGKVIEVMGAKMSQQSWDEIRHAVRMMN; from the coding sequence ATGGGTAAGATATTAGGAATGGGTAATGCCCTGGTGGACATTATGATAAGGATTGAAGATGAAGGGATTTTTAATGAGTTTGGATTGCTGAAAGGGGGAATGAAGCTTGTGGATGCCGGTTTTATTGAACGGCTGCTCGGCAGACTGAAAAACCTGCCAATGGAAAAAGCGCCTGGAGGATCGGCTGCAAATACAATGAACGGACTCGCAAACCTTGGCATCGAAACCGGTTTTATAGGGAAAGTGGCAGAGGATGATCTTGGGAGATTTATGGAAGAAGACATGCTGAGAAGCGGAATCAAACCACTATTGTACAGAGGAATTGCTCCTACCGGTATTGCAGTAGCCCTCGTCACGCCTGACTCCGAGCGGACCTTTGCAGTGAATCTTGGTTGCGCCATTGAGCTCACACCAGAAGATATCACAGAAACGATGTTTGAGGGGTACGATATCTTTCATATCGAAGGTTATTTAATCCAGAATACTGAATTACTCAGTAAAGCCATCCTTCTCGCAAAGAATTCCGGAGCATTGGTTTCACTTGACCTGGCAAGTTTTGATGTGGTTCTTGCAAACCTCGGCTTTTTAACCAAAATCATCAATGACCATGTGGATATTGTTTTTGCCAACGAAGACGAAGCAAGGGCATTCACCGGGCTTGAACCAGAACAGGCATTACACGAAATATCAAAAATCACCTCTTGTTGTGTGGTTAAAATTGGAGAAAAAGGATCATTGATTCATTCCGGTGAAAAAACCCATCAGATTGGTGTGATAAAAGCTAACAGCATCGACACCACAGGCGCCGGCGATTTGTATGCTGCCGGGTTTCTGTATGGAATGGCCAACCAACTTTCGCTGGAGACCTGTGGAAGAGTTGGCGCTCTGTTGGCTGGAAAGGTCATTGAAGTGATGGGAGCAAAAATGAGTCAACAATCCTGGGATGAGATCAGGCATGCGGTAAGGATGATGAATTAA
- a CDS encoding methyltransferase domain-containing protein, with the protein MTHHNADEHFNNKWDNASWWDEFYDKNKDDTLNIDRDPRYLIKTIEKINRRPPLKILDAGTGISTLPEFAAYLGHHVVAVDISPKAIETGKTRKVTEKDLMRCLGESYSCRYFQGKREYLDRETKKPVDIRMELNKLFHPWGELVAREVMDWNDSALIEKQGTFDIVLNQNGLRAASPELITKSFQSFYRLLNPGGILIETNIIALDRLERLEQQAIAAGFRVLTESWVVFGIESLKVELNDTEKYALFGWPTG; encoded by the coding sequence ATGACTCATCACAATGCCGACGAACATTTCAACAACAAATGGGACAACGCTTCCTGGTGGGACGAATTTTACGACAAGAACAAGGATGATACGCTCAATATTGATCGTGATCCCCGGTATTTAATCAAAACCATTGAGAAAATCAACCGTCGTCCGCCGTTGAAAATCCTTGATGCCGGAACCGGAATTTCCACACTTCCTGAATTTGCTGCATACCTGGGACATCATGTGGTAGCCGTTGATATTTCGCCAAAAGCCATCGAAACAGGCAAAACACGCAAGGTGACAGAGAAAGACCTGATGCGTTGTCTTGGTGAAAGTTACAGCTGCCGGTATTTTCAAGGGAAGAGGGAATATCTCGATCGTGAAACCAAAAAGCCGGTGGACATCAGGATGGAACTGAATAAGCTGTTTCACCCATGGGGAGAATTGGTGGCCCGTGAGGTGATGGATTGGAACGATTCGGCGCTCATTGAAAAACAGGGAACTTTCGACATTGTGCTGAATCAAAATGGCCTACGGGCAGCATCGCCGGAACTGATCACGAAGTCTTTTCAGTCTTTCTACCGGTTGCTCAACCCCGGCGGCATCCTTATCGAAACCAATATCATCGCCCTCGACCGGTTAGAACGCCTGGAACAGCAAGCCATCGCAGCAGGCTTCAGGGTGCTCACAGAATCCTGGGTAGTATTTGGAATCGAAAGCCTGAAGGTGGAATTAAACGATACTGAAAAGTATGCTTTATTTGGCTGGCCGACGGGGTAA